From Homalodisca vitripennis isolate AUS2020 chromosome 1, UT_GWSS_2.1, whole genome shotgun sequence, the proteins below share one genomic window:
- the LOC124352945 gene encoding uncharacterized protein LOC124352945, which translates to MCCVQAERVFPASDSEESEEGPPRGPLTRTCPPPRDLPLWGGFLHDPPPCRHHMLPARRSFSSSIVAELSAVGPGPTLDSSCEFLVTWSSRSFMFFCNFYVANMC; encoded by the coding sequence ATGTGCTGTGTGCAGGCAGAGAGGGTGTTCCCTGCCTCGGACAGCGAGGAGAGTGAGGAGGGCCCCCCTCGTGGCCCCCTCACACGCACGTGCCCACCTCCCCGTGACCTTCCCCTCTGGGGAGGGTTTCTGCACGACCCCCCGCCATGCCGCCACCACATGCTTCCCGCTCGACGGTCCTTCTCCTCCTCCATCGTCGCAGAGCTGAGCGCAGTGGGTCCAGGACCAACGTTAGACTCCTCTTGCGAGTTTCTGGTAACTTGGTCCTCAAGGTCTTTTATGTTTTTCTGCAACTTTTATGTGGCAAATATGTGTTAG